The Stigmatella aurantiaca DW4/3-1 genome contains the following window.
GTGACCCAGGGGAAGTCATACCAGATCCACCAGCCACCCAGGGGGTCCCCCGAGGGACTCGGCCGGTTGTCCCAGGTGAGCGTCCGGGAAATCCAGGCGTCGTTCGCCACGAAATGCGCGTAGGTGTTGCCATTGCCGCCGTAGGCCATGCCATCGTACGCCGTGGCCTGAAGCGTGGCGGACGTCACCTGCGCGCCCTCGGGAATGCTGCTGAGATCAAACTTCAGGAAGGACTCCTGGGCTGAGGCGCTCCAGCCGGCCCAGACAGGCGAGACCTTCAGGTCTTTGACGACACTGGAAGGGGCGTCGTGCCTCACGGAATCCACTGCCCCATTATCGACGGGCTCCAGCACGACGGTGGTCTCCGTGGCGCTCGCGGCCAGGGGGCCGCAAAGGCTCACAGCCAATAACAGACGGGAAAGTCTGTCTTTCAAACGGAGGGAATGGTGAGAGGGGAAGCCACAGGACAAAGGAAGTGAAGTCATAGATGAGAGGGCTCCTGTCGGTCCGGCGGATGGGGATGATACATATCTGGGGCGCCAATCAACAGCCTCTTCAGGGTTGCGATGCAAATTGTTTCAAAGCCTCGCGGCCAAAGCGTGGCGAGTCGCAACTGGCAACAGGCGGGTCTTAATGCTCTGTTGCACCTGGAAAAAACACATCGTCTCGTGGTGGTTGTTTGACCGACCCCAGCGTGCCGCATCGTGTCGCACGGGTGCGTTTTGAGACACGGAAACGGCCCCCTGCGAAACGGACACCCTCAGTGAAATCAGTTGCCCGCCTGCTGGCCTTTCCGCCCTCCGAGCCCTCGGAACGAGGGGCCGCCCGAGTCGATGAGGCCGCCCGGGCTGCCTACTTTGGGGTGGGGCCGGGGCTCGACAGGAGGCGTACCCAATGAAGTGGCAAGGAGGCCGTCGCAGCTCGAACATCGAGGATCGCCGGGGCATGGGGGTGGGGCGTCCCCTGGCGGTGGGAGGCGGGGCCACGACGCTGGTCATCGCGCTGCTGGTGTACCTGCTGGGCGGCGACCCGGGAGAGATCGTGTCCCAGGCCCCCCGGAGCCCTCCGTCCCAGGTGGGCACGGGAGGCTCGGGGGATCCGGCGCAGGAGCCGCTCGCGGACTTCGTCTCCGTCATCCTCGCGGACACGGAGGACACCTGGCCCGCGTTGCTCTCGGGTGTGGGCGCCACCTACGTCGAGCCGCGCCTCGTCCTCTTCTCGGACGCGGTGGAGTCGGCCTGTGGCTTCCAGGAGAGCGCGGTGGGCCCCTTCTATTGTCCGCGGGACCAGCGTGTGTACCTGGACCTGGGCTTCTTCCGGGAGCTGGACCAGCGGCTGGGCGCCTCGGGGGACTTCGCCCAGGCCTATGTGGTGGCGCATGAGGTGGGACACCACGTGCAGAACCTGCTCGGGACGTCCGAGCGGGTCCAGGAGCTGAGGGGCCGGAACCGGGCCAACGCCAACGCCCTGTCCGTGCTCCAGGAGCTTCAGGCGGACTGCTTCGCGGGCATCTGGGCGCACCATGCCCAGCAGCAGCGCCAGGTGCTGGAGCCGGGCGATGTGGAGGAGGGCTTGAACGCGGCCTCGGCCATCGGGGACGACACCCTTCAGCGCCGGGCGGGCGGACACGTGGTGCCCGAGTCCTTCACCCATGGTTCCTCGGCGCAGCGGGTGTTCTGGTTCCGCCGGGGCCTGGAGCAGGGCACGCTCGAGGCGTGCGACACCTTCCGGGAGGGGCGCTGAAGCGCTAGCGCGGCGGGCCGGCCGGCGCCAGGAGCTTCAGGACCTGGCGGTAGAAGTCCTCTCCCTCCTCTTCGGGCTCCACCACGAAGCAGCCGCCGCCTGCGTGGCCTGGGAGCGGCTGCACCACCGCGGTCACCCGCCCCTTGGGGCAGATGTCGAGGCAGCCCACCCGGAGGACCTGGATGTGGTCCTGATGACCTTCCTTCTTGAGCCGCCGTTTGAGCCAGCGGCGCAGGTCCAGCGCCTTGTTGCCTGAACATTTCCGGCACACCAGCACGGCGCCCGACTTCCAGGGGGGGCGGATGGGTCGAGCAGGGCTCATGGGCGCACCATAATGGCCGGACCGGACCGCTGCCGCGCAGCGGGGGGATGCCTGGCTGCTGGCTCCCACCCGGAGTGTTTCCTGGCGCGGCCTCCCCCCGGGTCAGCGCCGGGGCGGTTTGAGGGAGTCCGGCAGGCCCGTCCCCGTCAGGAAGGACGAGGGTTTCAGCTCGGCGTCGAGCTGCGACGAAGGGGGGACGTCAAAGAGATGCTCGGGTGCGACGGGCGTCTCATCCTCGGGAGGAGGGGTGGGGGTGTCGCTGGAGCACGCGCAAAGCAACGACAGGGCAGTCAAGACAAGGAAAGGGCGCATGGAAGTCTTTCCCTTTCAGTATTTGACCCAGATCTCGGTCCCTGGATGAATCTCCTTGAGCACCTGGGTGCCCTGCTCCTTCTCAATCAAGCTCAGGACGAGGGGGTTGGCGCTGTAGGCGGTGTTTCCCGCCCAGACAATCTGGGCGTCCTTGAAGACGCTCAGGTCATGGACGTGCTGATCCACGGTGTACTTGTTCCAGCCGGGCGAGCGCGCGGGGAGCAGGAAGACGAAGGGGGCGGGGTTCGTCGTGGGTGCGGTGCCCCCGCCATGGCCATGGTCCGTGGAGGCGGCGGTCCACTCGACCGTCGTCTCGGTGCCATCGGCGGCCCGGCAGGACTGAATCGTCGGGAAGAACAGGGTGGTGAAGGGCGTGTTCGGCAGCAGCGCGCTCAGGCTGACCCGGTACAGGTGGGTGTCGCCGGGGAGCACGTCGGCGGCGGGCTTGGTCCAGACAACGGACTTCAAGACGCCTTCCGCGTCCTTGGACAGGACGGCCTTGCCGAGCATCGAGTCCAGGGGGCGGACCGACGTCACCCCGTCCGGGATGCGGACTTCGATGCGAAAGGTGTCCGCACCCGAGCAACCATGGCTGATGTTGAAGGTGAGTTCTTGGTTGTTTCCGGCAATCGCGGGCCCGGAGATCACGGAGATGTGGGCCTCGGCGGCGGTGCACAGCAGGACGGCCACGGCAGCCAACAGCAGACGCGGTGATGCGCTCATTCAGGTTCCCCAGCGGAAAAGAAGGTGCGGGAGCCTTGTAGGGCCCGGGCGTGAGCCAGGGGATGGGACATGTTGTCGCAGGGCCGTGAACGGACAGAAGAGGACACTCCCCTCCGCCCAAAGGGCAGTGTCCTGGGTGGGATGGCACGTCGCGAGGGGAGTGTGCTCGACGTACCCTCCTTCACCCAACTGGGCTTCATCCTGCCTTCATGGCTCGCTCAATCATCTGTCGCGCCAATTCAGGCTTGGTTCGGAACCTGATCTCTTCCCCTATCCAGGCCTCATCGCAGCGGGCCCTGTCTTTTATCCGCAGTCGGCATGGTTGCCCCGCGAGCGTCTTCCTTCGGCTCGCCGCGCCCGCGGCTCCGCACGCTTCTGTGGCGGCCTGCTGAGCGAGCCAAGGGCAATAATAGATTGCATTTCCGCCAAAGGCGTAGCCAATCAGGCTAGCGCTACCGTCGCAGGTATGTCTGACCATGGCTCGGCCCCGGGTGGCGCACCGGGGCTGCTGCTCGATTTGGAGGCATCATGTTAGAGTGGAACCTTGCATCTTATCTCAACCGCGGCGTCGAAGTCCTCCTCAGGCGGGCGTTCGGACTGTCATTCGCCGCCGCCGCTGGCCTCCTGCTGGCAACCGTCGCCGTCGCGCCCCAGCAAGCGCTGGCCGCGGTGACGATCTGCCCCGGTCAAATCGCGGACAACACCGGCACGGCCAATGCGGCCGACGCGATCAACGCCTGCATCGTCTCCACGCCCACGAACGGCACGCTCTCCCTTCCCGTGGGCACATACCGCCTCGATGTCCCTGTCGTGGTCGCACGCAGCAACATCACCATCAAGACGAGCGGGACCACCACCGCAAGCGGCATCTGCGAGGTTAGCACGGCCTGCGCCGTGCTGAAGGCGAGCGACACCTTCTACAACGCCACGACGTTCCCGTCTGTGAGCGAGCACAACGGAATGTTCGTGATCAACGGCAACAACGTGACGATCGATCACCTGGTCTTCGACGGCAACAGGAGTGGAAGGATCGCGTCGCAGGGGGCCCCTGCCTACAGGGCGCTCTGCAGGGCCACATTCCCGGGCCTGGAGGGCTACACGTTCGGGCGCAACGTGCTCGCGGTCGGCGAGAACGGCTCGAACCGGACCATCCAGTACTCCGTCTCCAAGAACGCCATGTGCGGGACGGCCTTGGGCTGGGGCGGCGCCAACGCGAAGGTGGTCTCGAACTACGTCTACAACAACGGCTCGCCGTTCCCGATCGATTCGGCGCTGATCTCCGACGGCATCACGATCGGCACTGTCAGCAACGGCGACATCTCGAGCAACATCGTCGCCGACAGCACGGACGTCGACATCATCATCGGAGGCGCCACGAACAACTCGCGCATGCAGAACAACCAGATCATCCATAACGGTTACCCTGCCTTCGCGGGCATCATGCTCACCAACTGGCAAGCCCTCGCCGCGACGCCCACAAAGGCCGACTTCCGAGGCTTCGATGTCTCGGGCAACTCCATCAACTGCTACTCCTTCTGCGACATCGGCATGCAACTGGGCGTGCTGACCTGGGTCTACAACAGCAATTGGCAGAACGCTGTGTTCATGGGCGGCAACGTCCATCACAACACCATCAACACGGCCAAGCAGGGCATCAACGTGTCGGGCGCCGGCGATGGGAACTACGCGATGCGGCTGGCGGACAACACCATCAACACCACTTACAATCCCTCGACCCCTCTGATCGTCGTCCCAGGGTCGCTCTGCCCGAATCCGCGGCCGACCGGGAAACTCAACGTCTATGGACTTTGGACGGAGAACGTCATCTGGTTCCAGAACAACCAAGACATGGACATGGACATGATCACCGCATGGCATAAGTGCTACTGAAGCGTGTTCTCTCCCCGCAGCGGTCGCGGCCCGGCCCGCTGCGGGGTCCTTGAATGGACGGCCCTTGTCGGGTACGCAGCGGAGCACCTTCACGCGCCTCGAGGGAAACGGAACGCACCAGTTGCAGGTCTGCCCCAATCATCGCTTCCAGCCGGGCGTTTTGGGCCAGGCTGTGTTTAGAACTCCTAACAAAAATAAGGTTTGAGGTTCCGGAAGAAGATGAGGCAGCCGCTCAAAACAAGGTCCAGGCGCGCCAGCGTTGATGGGCTGAGGCGTCGAGTGCTTCTGGCTGCGTCATCCAGGAGAAGAGAGGGAGAGTCTCCCAAGCGGGGCAAGCTCCCCACCCACCCTGTCAGCCCCAGGTGGTGTCATGGCCCAGGCGGAAACAAGCAGGGGGGCGGACATGGAATGGGTGGGGCTTGTCGGACGAGTGGAGCAGGACCTGGAGCGGATGATTTCGCAAGGCCTGCTGCCCCAGGATGGATTGCTTCCCTCAGAAAACACTCTGGCCAAGCACTACGGACTTTCACGGAGCACCGTCCGGGAAGCACTGAAGCGCCTGGCCGCCAGAGCGTTGATTGAGCAGCACCCGGGCCGCCGCAGCCGAGCCCTCCCCTTGGAGGGGGCGGTGACCCTGGAGAACCTGGGAGTGGTGCTGGAGGGCCCGGGCGCCGCTCACCCGGAGAGACGCAAGCTGCTGGAGGGTTTTCTGGCCCTCAAGCGAGAGACGGCAGTGGAACTGCTGGCGGCGTGTTGCCAGCAGGCCTCCGCCAGGGACTTGGACACGTTGGCAGGCCTGTGCTTCGAGTTGGCGGAGGCGGCCCGCTGGGGCGAGTGCCCCGATAGGTGGGCAGAGCTGGAGTTCGAGTTGCTGAGGCAAGCAGCCCGCGCGGTGGACCGTCCCGGACAGGCGCTGCTGCTGCAATCACTGGAGCGCTCGTACCGGGGACTGGCTCGGCGGCTGAGGCCGCACCTGAATGCGCAGGCCACTCGGCAGTGGGCACTCTGTGCGCTGCACGCCTTGGCCGCCAAGGACGTGCAGCCCCTGCGCCGGGAACTGCCCGCCTTGCTCCAGGCGAGCGATGCGCACCTACTTGCAGGCCTTCCACCCCCGCAGGAGCCCAGGGAGTCGTCACGGTCCCCACTCTGCGCAGAGGCCACCCCCTCTCACCCCACCCCGGAGCATGAAGAGGCCCCGGAGAGGGTGTCGGAGGCGAACGGTCCCAACCAGTCTGCTTGTCCTACAGGTTTGAGCCAACGGCCGCCCACGGGGGGCCCCCCACCCGAGGCTCCCTTCTCTGACTCACACGACCCTCTGGTAGGCGGGGCGCCCAGCGCGGAGGTGCCTCAGGGCCAGGAAGCGCCGCGAAGGGTTCCGCTTGGCCTCCAGGAGCGCCCGACCCAGGCTCTGAGTGGCTCGGGCACTGGGGGTGAGTTCTTGGGCAGGCAGAGCGGACACCTCCTCCTGGATGGAACGAAGGAGAACGAACCTGGTGGAGCGTGTACGACTGTCTTTGGAGACGCGGACACTTGACTCTCTCTCCCACAACGTGTCCGGTACGAGGTCGCGAGCTACGAGGCTCAGGTGTTCATGGCCCTCCCGTCCGTCCATCCCTGATTCCACCCCTCAAACCCACCCCTTTCAAGGTGTCTATAAACCAAGAGAAAGCAGGAAATGAGCGCCCTGCGCGCGCCCGAGGGAATAGAGGACTGCTGCGGCGAATCAAGGAGGCCTCTGCGACTGGAGAGGTGTGATGGCCTTCGATGCAATCCTTGAGCGGTTCGTGAAAAACAGCCCGGTCAGTGTCATGGCCCGGCTGGTGCTGCAGCGTGCCGTCAGCGCGGAGTGGATGGACTCACTGTTCGAGGCGCATCGGAAGAG
Protein-coding sequences here:
- the ypfJ gene encoding KPN_02809 family neutral zinc metallopeptidase, yielding MKWQGGRRSSNIEDRRGMGVGRPLAVGGGATTLVIALLVYLLGGDPGEIVSQAPRSPPSQVGTGGSGDPAQEPLADFVSVILADTEDTWPALLSGVGATYVEPRLVLFSDAVESACGFQESAVGPFYCPRDQRVYLDLGFFRELDQRLGASGDFAQAYVVAHEVGHHVQNLLGTSERVQELRGRNRANANALSVLQELQADCFAGIWAHHAQQQRQVLEPGDVEEGLNAASAIGDDTLQRRAGGHVVPESFTHGSSAQRVFWFRRGLEQGTLEACDTFREGR
- a CDS encoding (2Fe-2S) ferredoxin domain-containing protein produces the protein MSPARPIRPPWKSGAVLVCRKCSGNKALDLRRWLKRRLKKEGHQDHIQVLRVGCLDICPKGRVTAVVQPLPGHAGGGCFVVEPEEEGEDFYRQVLKLLAPAGPPR
- a CDS encoding YcnI family protein, with the protein product MSASPRLLLAAVAVLLCTAAEAHISVISGPAIAGNNQELTFNISHGCSGADTFRIEVRIPDGVTSVRPLDSMLGKAVLSKDAEGVLKSVVWTKPAADVLPGDTHLYRVSLSALLPNTPFTTLFFPTIQSCRAADGTETTVEWTAASTDHGHGGGTAPTTNPAPFVFLLPARSPGWNKYTVDQHVHDLSVFKDAQIVWAGNTAYSANPLVLSLIEKEQGTQVLKEIHPGTEIWVKY
- a CDS encoding FadR/GntR family transcriptional regulator yields the protein MEWVGLVGRVEQDLERMISQGLLPQDGLLPSENTLAKHYGLSRSTVREALKRLAARALIEQHPGRRSRALPLEGAVTLENLGVVLEGPGAAHPERRKLLEGFLALKRETAVELLAACCQQASARDLDTLAGLCFELAEAARWGECPDRWAELEFELLRQAARAVDRPGQALLLQSLERSYRGLARRLRPHLNAQATRQWALCALHALAAKDVQPLRRELPALLQASDAHLLAGLPPPQEPRESSRSPLCAEATPSHPTPEHEEAPERVSEANGPNQSACPTGLSQRPPTGGPPPEAPFSDSHDPLVGGAPSAEVPQGQEAPRRVPLGLQERPTQALSGSGTGGEFLGRQSGHLLLDGTKENEPGGACTTVFGDADT